GGGCCGAAAGAAGCCTGGAACAGGGTGATCACCATCATCTAATTTTCTCGTGCCCGTCAGATAAAAGACTCTGCGACTGAGCTGATTCTTCGCAGATTTGATACAGAGGAACGTGACAAGAAAAGGGGACAGGTAAGGTAGAAATTGTAATTGACTTTCATAAAGCTCTCTGTTCGCGGATTATCTGGTCTGGGCAAATTCAATTTACTGACGTCGTAATCCGACAGTGGAAGACCGTAGCTGttttatttcattgattgaaatcaTACACAACGAGTCACAAGTCAACAAGCATGACTTTGCTTAATCAGTATAGCTCACCACGTTATTACGTACGTTATAAGTCGTATCATCCCCATCTGCTAATTATGTAGATACCACATATAGAGCCCACCATAATTAATAGTCGACATGAACTTGATTTGTACGATCTATAAACCATACCATAGTTTTCGACCGCTACTGAGGCAAAAGCCTGCTAGAAGTTACATGGTATCCACAAGGAGACCAGACCCGAATGGCCTTTGGCTGTAGCAGTCGAGGTTGTTGCCATAACCCACTCCGAGTATGTCGCAGTATCTCTTGTAGAACCCGATCCGGTCCTCCACCCTCGCGTCCTTCCCTCTGCCGCACTCGAGGCCTCCATTGATGATGTTGGTCACGGTCCCGTACCCCACGACCCGCCCTGCTGACTTGTCCGCCGCGGATGGGGCCCACTGCCCTGTGATGACGCCGTGGCAGGATGGCTTGGGCGACTGCGGGGTCATCCAGAACCAGATGGCCGTCTTGAACGAGACGACAGGGTCGGTCGCCACCAGGTCCGGGTTCTTGAGGAGGTCCACTCCTATTGCCCTGCCGCATTGCCCGTAGTTATAGTTCCTGAGAAGATCGGGCCTTGGTTATTTCAAGTGCTCAGAACGACAAATCAAGACAAGCAGGCGACGACAATCTTAAAGGTAGCGATGGGCCAAAATCATGGGCCAATCACAAGGTTGTGTAAATACCATGAGAGCTGTATTGGACCCCGGCCGTAGTATTGCTTGCCAGGAGCACAGGGGTAGGTCGGATTAGGAGAGCAATACGCGCTTGGGTTTTGCTCCTTCAGATAGCAATATCCCCATGAATATGGCCCGTCCGGTGCGCTAGCCCACCCACCTGTTTTGCCCATAAGATAGAACAGTAAATCATGAGTAATAGATTAATTACTTCATCAGCAACACATATTTAGAGTCGATAAGCATCGGTGGTCCACGGTTTACCAATCATTCTCATGCCAATAGGTGAAGAATCGGATACTTACACTCGTGTTAGGACTAAACTAAATCTTTTCAATGAAGATCGCCGTTGGCCAAATTTTTACCAttgaaatgaagatattttGGTGACTTGAGATGGTATTATTCATGTTCAATGATGAGTTTAGATGTTCAGTGTTAGATAAATTAGTTATTAGGCATTCGCTAAGCTGTAGATATAAGAGACTAAACATGAGCATATAAAATGGCTCCGATGTAGTAGGCTGTGAAGCCTGAACCTTTAACTCTGATTTTTAGTTTCTAAAGCGGAGCTCTTGATTATCTGCCAAAAGAACCCACCTGTCGTTTCATGGGAAGTCTGTGCCAAGAAAGCCGCGATCTCCCGCTTACGCGTGGCCGCGTCGCCAGTGGTCCCGAACGCCGGGAACGACTTCGCGGCCGCGACAAAAGCGTCGTACGTGTAGAACCCTTTGGCGGGGCAGCCGGCGTCGTTCCGGTGCTTCAGCAACTGATTGAATGTATCTCTCGAGATGAGGCCACTAACGTCGCCTCCCCCGCCTCCACCGCATTGGCTTTGGCATCCGTTGGTGCAATATTCAGGCGCGGTGCCACACCAACCGTACTTGCTGCAGCACTGCCCTCCCGGGCACAGCTTGCCGCCAGCCTGGCTGCCGCACTGCTCAGCGGAGCCGCCGCGGGTCAGGGccaagaggagggagagaattGCTAGGGTTTTGATCATGAGCATCTTCTTGGTTTGGATGATATGGTTTTGATACCTTGGGAGGTTTTCCATTGCCGAGGCCTATATATAGGAGGATAAATTAATGTATGAgcgacaaaaaaatttagtttggtTTTACTTTATATCTCGGGATTAAGATTAGAAAATATGTTTAGGCTTTTCACTTTTGTTAGAGCttctcatcctcatcttgtccATTGCCAACTACAagaaagaggacacgtggggCGGCTGTAGGAGAACACCTTTTGGCTTCACATATATGAATGCCATGATGATGTCAAGAAATGTGGATAATCGTTGTTGACCTAGAGCTTGTTCTTTTTGGTACAACTAATGAACATTTAGCATTccagataataaaataaaaaatggttcTCGGATCCAACCAGAGCGTTTCCTCTAGTGATATAATCAATGTTAGTTTGACCAATCTAAAAATTAAACCAATTAATCTTTCTTATAAAGATATGTAACAATTTGGTATTTTGATGTTTGATTGATTAGtatgatcaatttttttatttttgaaatatagcaCTATGCATCGAACAATTCGGGAATTAATATCTCGACCGCTCTTACGGTACATACCATC
Above is a window of Eucalyptus grandis isolate ANBG69807.140 chromosome 9, ASM1654582v1, whole genome shotgun sequence DNA encoding:
- the LOC104419011 gene encoding endochitinase, producing MENLPRYQNHIIQTKKMLMIKTLAILSLLLALTRGGSAEQCGSQAGGKLCPGGQCCSKYGWCGTAPEYCTNGCQSQCGGGGGGDVSGLISRDTFNQLLKHRNDAGCPAKGFYTYDAFVAAAKSFPAFGTTGDAATRKREIAAFLAQTSHETTGGWASAPDGPYSWGYCYLKEQNPSAYCSPNPTYPCAPGKQYYGRGPIQLSWNYNYGQCGRAIGVDLLKNPDLVATDPVVSFKTAIWFWMTPQSPKPSCHGVITGQWAPSAADKSAGRVVGYGTVTNIINGGLECGRGKDARVEDRIGFYKRYCDILGVGYGNNLDCYSQRPFGSGLLVDTM